In Desulfomicrobium escambiense DSM 10707, the DNA window CGGCCGAGGAGTTCCACGTGTAGGGTGCCGCGGCGCAGGTACTCGAGGTTGACGTCCGTGATTTCAAGCTCGCCGCGAGGCGAGGGACGCAGGGCCTTGGCGATGGCCACGACGTCGTTGTCGTAGAAATAGATGCCCGGCACGGCGAACTTCGATTTGGGCCTGGACGGCTTTTCCTCGATGCTGACAACCTTGCCGGCGTCGTCGAATTCCACCACTCCGTAGCGCTGGGGATCCCTGACCGGGTAGCCGAAGACGATGCCGCCCTTGTCCAGTCCCACGCAGTTTTCGAGCACCACCGACAGCCCCTCGCCATGGATGATGTTGTCGCCAAGGACCAGGCAGACGCTGTCCAGGCCGATGAAGTCCTCGCCGAGGATGAAGGCCTGGGCCAGCCCGTCGGGCGAGGGCTGCACGATGTAGGTGAAGCGCACGCCGATCTGGCTGCCGTCGCCGAGCAGGTCGCGGAAGCGCGGCAGGTCGTGGGGGGTGGAGATGATCAGGATATCCCTGATGCCCGCCAGCAGCAGGATGGAGAGGGGATAGTAGATCATGGGCTTGTCGTAGACGGGCAGGAGCTGCTTGCTGGTGCCCAGCGTCAGGGGGTAGAGTCGCGTGCCGGATCCTCCGGCCAGAATGATTCCTTTCATGGGTGTCCTTTCCTGTTGATTTCAGAAACAAACTATACGCGGGAAGAGTTCTGCGGACAAGTAGTCGCGGCTTTGCGGTAATGACAATGGCGCTTGCCTTTGGTAGCGATAGGCGTCGACTCTGAAAGAAACAAAGGGGATGGGATGCGCATAACCTGGAAGAACCCTTGGCAGCCGGGACCCGTGATCATCGCGGTGGGCATGGACCATGGCCTGGCTCACGGCCTTATCGATACGGCGCAGGAACTGCG includes these proteins:
- the rfbA gene encoding glucose-1-phosphate thymidylyltransferase RfbA — its product is MKGIILAGGSGTRLYPLTLGTSKQLLPVYDKPMIYYPLSILLLAGIRDILIISTPHDLPRFRDLLGDGSQIGVRFTYIVQPSPDGLAQAFILGEDFIGLDSVCLVLGDNIIHGEGLSVVLENCVGLDKGGIVFGYPVRDPQRYGVVEFDDAGKVVSIEEKPSRPKSKFAVPGIYFYDNDVVAIAKALRPSPRGELEITDVNLEYLRRGTLHVELLGRGYAWLDAGTHESLQQAGSFVQAIQERQGFKIACIEEIAFRKGFIDCAHLKALAAKFSKNDYGRYLDELADDE